From the Skermanella rosea genome, one window contains:
- the ngg gene encoding N-acetylglutaminylglutamine synthetase yields the protein MTAALENGPTLSRGSDLPLGSPVGALSESIVPASQRPAQTPLPRAPLPQSDVAVDCGWGRLILGQTFGDPAGIVAALRAEGPGRRDIAAYITDPHVMLALAPQELFLDPSHTFRLDLAAASPDERVPVGFTVKPLETAAQIREVNRIYASRGMLPAPDDFLLAHRNSPHLTYLIAVDGRDGGVMGAVGGIDHAEAFGDPENGSSLWCLATDPQAAYPGIGECLVRAMADNFKMRGRAFMDLSVMHDNACAIALYGKLGFVRVPVFSIKTRNAINEKLFIGPQAETPLNPYATIITNEARRRGIAVEVLDAETAYFRLSFGGRSIVCRESLSELTSAVALSRCDDKAVTRRALEKAGLRVPPQRRAGDPADDKAFLAEHGRVVVKPARGEQGKGITVDVRSVEVLERAIASAKAHADTVLLEAFMEGQDLRIVVIDYKVVAAAIRRPAEVTGTGKHTIAQLIEAQSRRRAAATGGESRIPLDTETERCVRDGGHGMDDVLAEGERLFVRKTANLHTGGTLHDVTAALHPALAEAAVAAARALAIPVVGLDLLVPDPGGPDYVIIEANERPGLANHEPQPTAERFVDLLFPQTAI from the coding sequence GTGACGGCAGCCCTTGAGAACGGTCCCACCCTGTCCCGGGGCAGCGACCTCCCCCTCGGATCGCCGGTCGGCGCGCTCTCCGAGTCGATCGTCCCGGCATCGCAGCGGCCAGCGCAGACCCCCTTGCCGCGGGCCCCCCTGCCGCAATCCGACGTGGCGGTGGATTGTGGCTGGGGCCGGCTGATCCTGGGCCAGACCTTCGGCGATCCCGCCGGCATCGTCGCGGCCCTGCGGGCCGAGGGACCGGGGCGGCGCGACATCGCTGCCTATATCACCGATCCCCATGTCATGCTGGCTCTGGCCCCGCAGGAACTGTTCCTCGACCCCTCGCACACCTTCCGGCTGGATCTCGCCGCGGCGTCCCCCGACGAGCGGGTGCCGGTCGGGTTCACGGTGAAGCCGCTGGAGACGGCGGCCCAGATCCGGGAGGTCAACCGCATCTACGCATCCCGCGGCATGCTGCCGGCGCCCGACGACTTCCTCCTGGCGCACCGGAACAGTCCGCACCTGACCTATCTGATCGCGGTGGACGGCCGGGACGGCGGCGTGATGGGCGCCGTCGGCGGCATCGACCATGCCGAAGCGTTCGGCGATCCGGAGAACGGCTCCTCGCTGTGGTGCCTGGCGACCGATCCCCAGGCGGCCTATCCCGGCATCGGGGAATGCCTGGTGCGCGCCATGGCAGACAACTTCAAAATGCGCGGACGGGCCTTCATGGACCTGTCTGTCATGCACGACAACGCCTGCGCCATTGCGCTCTACGGGAAGCTGGGCTTCGTCCGCGTCCCGGTCTTCTCGATCAAGACCCGCAACGCGATCAACGAGAAGCTCTTCATCGGGCCGCAGGCCGAGACGCCGCTCAATCCCTACGCCACCATCATCACCAACGAGGCCCGGCGGCGCGGCATCGCGGTGGAGGTGCTGGATGCCGAGACCGCCTATTTCCGGCTCAGCTTCGGCGGCCGGTCGATCGTCTGCCGGGAGAGCCTGTCGGAACTGACCAGCGCCGTGGCGCTGAGCCGCTGCGACGACAAGGCGGTGACCCGCCGCGCCCTGGAGAAGGCGGGCCTGCGGGTGCCGCCCCAGCGCCGGGCGGGCGATCCGGCGGACGACAAGGCTTTCCTGGCGGAGCATGGCCGGGTCGTGGTCAAGCCGGCGCGCGGCGAGCAGGGCAAAGGCATCACCGTCGACGTCCGCTCGGTCGAGGTGCTGGAGCGGGCGATCGCGTCGGCGAAGGCCCATGCCGACACGGTCCTGCTCGAGGCGTTCATGGAGGGACAGGATCTCCGTATCGTGGTGATCGACTACAAGGTCGTCGCCGCGGCGATCCGCCGCCCGGCCGAGGTGACCGGCACCGGCAAGCACACCATCGCCCAGCTGATCGAGGCCCAGAGCCGGCGGCGCGCCGCCGCCACCGGAGGCGAGAGCCGGATCCCGCTCGACACCGAGACGGAGCGGTGCGTGCGCGACGGCGGCCACGGGATGGACGACGTGCTTGCCGAAGGGGAGCGGCTGTTCGTGCGCAAGACCGCCAACCTGCATACCGGCGGCACCCTGCACGACGTGACGGCGGCGCTGCATCCCGCCCTCGCCGAGGCGGCCGTGGCGGCGGCGCGGGCGCTCGCGATCCCGGTGGTCGGGCTCGACCTCCTGGTGCCCGATCCGGGCGGGCCGGATTACGTGATCATCGAGGCCAACGAGCGGCCCGGCCTCGCCAACCACGAACCGCAGCCGACGGCCGAACGCTTCGTCGACCTGCTTTTCCCGCAGACGGCCATTTGA
- a CDS encoding cation:proton antiporter domain-containing protein, translating to MSQPEFIALLIAAVGPMMALSHLLGLPTSLALFAAGAAAAFIPGLPPLKVDPQLVLGLFLPPVIYAATVRISFHLLRFTLVPGVLLGALLTIATIGVAAVAVGYLLPGLPPVSAVLIATLVSVFDTRLFHEAKGRPYVPRSIADVLKAREIMSRIVVLSAFALAIQALPKGLPDVPAVLGAFAYDIVGGAAAGAVIGRGVVWLRERADPAPVEIAISVSIPFLGAVVAQELGLSVAVVIMTAALVVSAVRIDRETGAPRSTSEARLTAMAFWEQASLMLSAALFFLAGWSMPEAMGALGDWPFLQVAASAAALLATVLAVQYAVGFATTLIPPVNAVLRGRKDEFGTTRAAAAGVMTWASTRSIVGLVLALSLPATLPDGRPFAERDLILVMTALTIVGSIVLQGLTLRPAVRGAALGEEEEEEREQKIAEKTMIEAHPVGDAEGSTPVNGFDAERLVLLRLREEDRIGDEVLRRMLRETDLRSRASEKSALPGAGPPNP from the coding sequence TTGAGCCAGCCCGAGTTCATAGCCCTGCTCATCGCCGCGGTCGGGCCGATGATGGCGCTCAGCCACCTTCTCGGGCTTCCGACCTCCCTGGCGCTGTTCGCCGCCGGTGCCGCCGCGGCCTTCATCCCCGGGCTGCCGCCGCTGAAGGTCGATCCCCAACTGGTCCTCGGCTTGTTCCTGCCGCCCGTCATCTATGCGGCGACCGTCCGGATCTCCTTCCACCTGCTCCGCTTCACGCTCGTTCCCGGCGTGCTGCTCGGCGCCCTCCTGACCATCGCCACGATCGGCGTGGCCGCCGTCGCGGTGGGATACTTGCTTCCCGGCCTGCCGCCGGTCAGCGCCGTCCTGATCGCGACGCTCGTCTCGGTCTTCGATACGCGGCTGTTCCATGAAGCCAAGGGCCGGCCCTATGTTCCCCGGTCGATCGCCGACGTCCTGAAGGCGCGGGAGATCATGTCGCGGATCGTGGTCCTTTCCGCCTTCGCCCTGGCGATCCAGGCCCTGCCGAAAGGGCTGCCGGACGTCCCCGCGGTCCTCGGCGCCTTCGCCTACGACATCGTCGGCGGGGCTGCGGCCGGAGCCGTGATCGGCCGCGGAGTCGTGTGGCTGCGCGAACGGGCGGATCCCGCACCGGTCGAGATCGCCATCTCCGTGTCGATACCTTTTCTCGGCGCGGTCGTCGCCCAGGAGCTGGGCCTGTCCGTCGCCGTCGTCATCATGACGGCGGCCCTGGTGGTCTCCGCGGTCCGCATCGACCGCGAGACGGGTGCGCCGCGGTCCACGTCCGAGGCGCGCCTGACGGCCATGGCCTTCTGGGAGCAGGCCAGCCTCATGCTGTCCGCCGCCCTGTTCTTCCTGGCGGGCTGGTCCATGCCCGAAGCCATGGGGGCGCTCGGCGACTGGCCGTTCCTGCAGGTCGCGGCGAGCGCCGCGGCCCTGCTCGCGACGGTGCTGGCCGTCCAGTACGCGGTCGGCTTCGCGACGACGCTGATCCCGCCGGTGAACGCCGTCCTGCGCGGGCGGAAGGACGAGTTCGGGACCACCAGGGCCGCGGCCGCCGGGGTGATGACCTGGGCATCGACACGTTCCATCGTCGGCCTCGTCCTCGCCCTGTCGCTCCCCGCGACGCTGCCCGACGGGAGGCCCTTCGCCGAGCGCGACCTCATCCTCGTCATGACGGCGCTGACCATCGTCGGCTCGATCGTCCTCCAGGGTCTGACGCTGCGGCCCGCGGTCCGCGGCGCGGCCCTTGGCGAGGAAGAGGAGGAGGAGCGCGAACAGAAGATCGCCGAGAAGACCATGATCGAGGCCCACCCGGTCGGCGATGCGGAAGGCAGCACGCCGGTCAACGGCTTCGACGCCGAACGCCTCGTCCTGCTGCGCCTGCGGGAGGAAGACAGGATCGGCGACGAGGTCCTGCGGCGGATGCTGCGCGAGACGGACCTGCGGTCCCGCGCCTCCGAGAAGAGCGCGCTTCCCGGGGCGGGACCCCCGAATCCCTGA
- a CDS encoding PAS domain-containing protein, producing the protein MAADKDAPQNRSVVQAQPNLELWPFVAVVQASHTPTILTDPRLPDNPIIFANDAFLRLTGYRRDEILGRNCRFLSGPETDREISNAVRNAVEEARAVSMRLLNYRKDGSAFWNQLHISPIFDEVGMLAYFVGYQHDVTAEVEAEQSLHAARRELEERLAERERLIIEIHHRVRNNLQTIVGLLNLQMRRGDPGLRQQFNLVTQRVRVLGSIHEQLERFNQWTAIDFGRHLEETCGMLTTAFEEQVAIQVEADSFMCDIQAAVPLGLIANELIAARIDHGIRNGSAEHGAIRVVFRHHRRNGMIELVVGDAAEGNGPTAAGPTFPPNDIVDVLVEQIGAELTVDPAGGSKVRLTVPYSAIDQRSDMR; encoded by the coding sequence ATGGCCGCAGACAAGGACGCTCCACAGAACCGCAGCGTGGTCCAGGCGCAGCCGAACCTGGAACTCTGGCCATTCGTGGCGGTCGTCCAGGCATCGCATACGCCGACGATCCTCACCGACCCCCGTCTGCCCGACAATCCGATCATCTTCGCCAACGACGCCTTCCTGCGGCTGACCGGCTACCGGCGCGACGAGATCCTGGGGCGAAACTGCCGCTTCCTGAGCGGGCCGGAGACGGACCGGGAGATCAGCAACGCGGTACGGAACGCCGTCGAGGAGGCGCGCGCCGTCAGCATGAGACTGCTGAATTACCGGAAGGACGGTTCAGCGTTCTGGAACCAGCTCCATATCAGCCCGATCTTCGACGAGGTCGGCATGCTGGCCTACTTCGTCGGATACCAGCACGATGTCACCGCCGAGGTCGAGGCGGAACAGTCCCTTCACGCCGCCCGGCGGGAACTCGAGGAGCGGCTGGCCGAACGCGAGCGCCTGATCATCGAGATCCATCACCGGGTCCGCAACAATCTGCAGACCATCGTCGGACTTCTCAACCTGCAAATGCGGCGCGGCGATCCCGGCCTGAGGCAACAGTTCAACCTCGTCACGCAGCGCGTCCGCGTGCTCGGCAGCATCCACGAACAGCTGGAGCGCTTCAACCAGTGGACCGCGATCGATTTCGGCCGGCATCTGGAGGAGACCTGCGGCATGCTGACGACCGCCTTCGAGGAACAGGTCGCGATCCAGGTCGAGGCCGACTCCTTCATGTGCGACATCCAGGCGGCGGTACCCCTGGGCCTGATCGCGAACGAACTGATCGCGGCCAGGATCGATCACGGGATCAGGAACGGTTCGGCCGAGCACGGCGCGATCCGCGTCGTCTTCAGGCACCACCGGCGGAACGGCATGATCGAGCTGGTGGTCGGCGACGCGGCGGAGGGGAACGGCCCGACGGCTGCCGGACCGACCTTCCCGCCGAACGATATCGTGGACGTGCTGGTCGAGCAGATCGGAGCCGAGCTCACCGTCGATCCGGCGGGCGGCTCGAAGGTGCGATTGACCGTCCCCTATTCGGCGATCGATCAGCGTTCCGACATGCGCTGA